One segment of Pseudoalteromonas rubra DNA contains the following:
- a CDS encoding NAD(P)H-dependent oxidoreductase yields the protein MSKVVVISGHPNLAASNTNRVILDEISQAVSEVEIRRLDERYPDFNIDVEAEQQALLSADVIVLQFPFYWYSVPALLKKWLDDVLSYNFAYGASGDKLKGKACILSFTVGGPESSYDPLGYNHFEIEQMLRPLQQTVYLTGMQFIEPVYTHGMVYIPGVYNELSDVQSKAKAHASRLCERIQNVIHDPAIQIERFVREWFARFDVLPADSAEFIRALSEDITLDMMGDHYQGHEGFRDWYTAARRTFKPGCEHLVEQIEVREKGKESYRIELRVRLIAENYKDSPLGGQAVNLLVNEVWQVNLVGNLVQITDYQVMATEQAK from the coding sequence ATGAGCAAAGTGGTCGTGATTTCCGGGCATCCAAACCTGGCGGCTTCAAACACCAATCGTGTGATCCTGGATGAAATTTCTCAGGCTGTCTCCGAGGTGGAAATTCGGCGTTTAGATGAACGCTATCCAGATTTCAATATTGATGTTGAAGCCGAACAGCAAGCGTTGTTGTCGGCAGATGTCATTGTGCTGCAATTTCCCTTTTACTGGTATTCAGTGCCGGCATTACTCAAAAAATGGCTGGATGATGTGCTGAGTTATAACTTTGCATATGGTGCGAGTGGCGACAAACTCAAAGGGAAGGCATGCATTTTATCGTTCACAGTGGGCGGGCCTGAGTCATCTTACGATCCACTTGGCTATAACCACTTTGAAATTGAACAAATGCTCCGACCTTTACAGCAAACAGTGTATTTAACCGGTATGCAATTTATTGAACCCGTTTATACCCATGGCATGGTGTATATACCCGGGGTTTACAACGAGTTATCGGACGTACAGAGCAAAGCTAAAGCACATGCATCGCGTTTGTGCGAACGTATTCAAAATGTGATACATGATCCGGCCATACAGATTGAGCGGTTTGTGAGGGAGTGGTTTGCCCGATTTGACGTATTGCCTGCTGACAGTGCGGAGTTCATCCGCGCCTTATCTGAAGACATTACGCTCGACATGATGGGGGATCACTATCAGGGCCATGAGGGATTCAGAGATTGGTACACAGCAGCGAGGCGCACCTTTAAGCCCGGCTGCGAGCATTTAGTTGAACAAATTGAGGTGAGAGAGAAAGGTAAGGAGTCATATCGGATTGAATTACGTGTTCGGCTGATAGCCGAGAACTATAAAGACTCACCTTTAGGCGGGCAGGCAGTAAATTTACTGGTTAACGAAGTCTGGCAGGTTAATCTGGTCGGCAACCTTGTTCAGATTACAGACTATCAGGTTATGGCAACCGAGCAGGCAAAGTAG
- a CDS encoding TetR/AcrR family transcriptional regulator, with the protein MTVKVTRSMLKRQAIIDGALSAFQQYGVSDTSMDKIAETAQVSKRTVYNHFESKEQLVTHIIKEIWRQNILTCDIEYVHDTELDLQLAALLKNELDFLSNQNLQELIRVAIGYCLFNPDIFTAEMSEFFDQETALIRWIKQAMLHGQLRQADPQSAHAQLISLLKGQAFWPQILHQQPALTQEQIDVLTAETVAFFLAYYRV; encoded by the coding sequence ATGACCGTAAAAGTTACCCGCAGTATGCTAAAACGACAGGCCATCATAGATGGTGCCCTGAGCGCGTTTCAGCAATATGGTGTCAGCGACACCAGCATGGACAAGATTGCCGAAACTGCTCAGGTTTCAAAGCGTACCGTATACAATCACTTTGAAAGCAAAGAACAGTTAGTGACGCATATCATCAAAGAAATCTGGCGTCAGAACATTTTGACGTGTGACATAGAGTATGTGCATGACACAGAACTGGATTTACAGCTGGCTGCATTACTGAAGAATGAGCTGGATTTTCTGAGCAATCAGAATTTGCAGGAACTGATCCGAGTAGCGATAGGGTATTGTTTGTTTAACCCTGATATTTTCACTGCTGAAATGAGCGAGTTTTTTGATCAGGAAACCGCCTTGATCCGCTGGATTAAGCAAGCCATGTTACATGGACAGTTGCGTCAGGCAGATCCTCAAAGCGCACATGCCCAGCTGATCAGTCTGTTAAAAGGGCAGGCCTTTTGGCCTCAGATTTTGCATCAACAACCCGCACTGACCCAAGAACAGATTGACGTACTTACAGCGGAAACCGTGGCGTTCTTTCTGGCTTATTATCGGGTCTAA
- a CDS encoding LysR family transcriptional regulator, which translates to MNGAAFNQLIMFHTIVLEGNITKAAKKLELASPSVSNALKALEAELGLPLFTRTTRRIELTEAGRLLFERTYDSVNDLSSALEEVSDLGQIPSGKVRLTTPRFVYQYLLKPIYAEFCLQYPEIDLEISVSDAAIDILKEGFDLGIRFGDRVEEGLVARALTPAMKEALFASHDYVARHGQPESPDALRHHKLINYRFIASNQIAPLYLDRNGERLSVDMPSALTVNDTDLMLDAAHKGIGIGRIVEPMVASQFATNTLVPILPDYWCPYAPLYVYFHRNSQKARRVRVLIDFLLAHCGNNRA; encoded by the coding sequence ATGAATGGCGCAGCTTTTAACCAGTTGATTATGTTTCACACCATTGTGCTTGAAGGAAATATCACCAAGGCAGCCAAGAAGCTGGAACTGGCTTCCCCTTCTGTCAGCAATGCACTCAAAGCACTGGAAGCGGAACTCGGCCTGCCCTTGTTTACCCGAACGACTCGTCGCATTGAATTAACCGAAGCAGGTCGATTGCTGTTCGAACGTACCTATGACTCAGTGAATGATCTCAGCTCTGCGCTGGAAGAAGTCAGTGATCTGGGCCAGATCCCGTCTGGCAAAGTGAGACTGACTACACCACGATTTGTTTACCAGTACTTACTCAAACCGATATATGCCGAATTTTGCCTGCAATACCCAGAGATCGATCTGGAAATATCGGTCTCCGATGCGGCCATTGATATTCTCAAAGAGGGATTCGATCTGGGCATTCGCTTTGGTGATCGGGTTGAAGAAGGCCTGGTAGCGAGAGCACTTACGCCCGCCATGAAAGAAGCCTTATTCGCTTCTCATGATTATGTTGCACGTCATGGGCAGCCCGAAAGTCCTGACGCGCTGAGGCATCACAAGCTAATCAACTATCGGTTTATCGCATCAAACCAGATAGCGCCTTTATACCTAGATCGCAATGGGGAAAGGCTCAGTGTAGACATGCCAAGTGCTCTGACTGTCAACGACACCGATCTAATGCTGGATGCAGCCCATAAAGGGATAGGCATTGGCCGCATTGTTGAGCCTATGGTGGCCAGCCAGTTCGCAACAAACACCTTGGTACCGATATTGCCAGACTACTGGTGTCCGTATGCACCGCTCTATGTATACTTTCACCGTAACAGCCAAAAAGCCAGGCGCGTACGGGTGTTGATCGACTTTTTACTGGCACATTGTGGTAATAACAGGGCATAA
- a CDS encoding ankyrin repeat domain-containing protein, with protein sequence MKVSLFITVVFVLFSSFAHATPKPELPRLHQAVISGDISLVKRLLSAGADVNQLDSRMGNSPLHIAAQTDHTQILALLIREGAFINLQAPRSGFTPLMIATWYSKPDNIIELFKHPELNIELTTPTGAKAEQLIGGWDKQIIASEARRYDELAALFAHKRAQQQAMLAQQKILNVVESSALSEAQKVTQITALLAAGQNVNQRRPVYSNRNDLHTPLLVAAREGYGSVVELLLAHNADQTIPGYPMNAIALHKAGYMGHADIVRLLIDDKRGSLVLNAQGPNNGYTPLHDAIWHGHTKAAKVFIQGGAQLQLKTYENDTPLDLAERYHYVHIIETILKQQQIAQFD encoded by the coding sequence ATGAAAGTATCTTTATTCATCACGGTTGTATTCGTGCTTTTTTCTTCTTTTGCACATGCCACTCCAAAGCCTGAGTTACCCAGGTTGCATCAGGCTGTGATCAGTGGCGATATATCACTGGTAAAGCGCTTGCTGAGTGCCGGGGCAGATGTCAATCAATTGGATTCCAGAATGGGAAACAGTCCGTTACATATCGCTGCGCAGACCGATCATACTCAGATATTGGCACTGCTGATCAGAGAAGGCGCATTTATCAACTTACAGGCACCGCGCTCCGGTTTTACGCCGTTAATGATAGCAACCTGGTATTCAAAGCCAGACAACATTATTGAATTATTCAAACACCCCGAACTGAATATCGAATTGACAACGCCAACGGGTGCCAAGGCTGAGCAGTTAATTGGAGGCTGGGACAAACAAATTATAGCCAGTGAAGCACGCCGTTATGACGAACTGGCGGCGCTTTTTGCCCACAAACGTGCTCAGCAACAGGCCATGTTAGCGCAACAGAAGATCCTCAATGTAGTTGAAAGTAGCGCGTTGAGTGAAGCGCAGAAAGTTACTCAGATCACTGCGTTACTCGCAGCTGGTCAGAACGTTAATCAGCGCCGGCCCGTCTATTCTAACCGCAATGACTTGCACACCCCATTGTTGGTTGCTGCAAGAGAAGGGTATGGCAGTGTGGTAGAACTGCTACTGGCGCATAATGCTGACCAGACAATACCGGGCTACCCTATGAACGCCATTGCCCTGCATAAGGCGGGCTATATGGGGCATGCTGATATAGTCAGACTGCTGATTGATGATAAGCGTGGCTCTTTGGTTCTAAATGCACAGGGCCCAAACAATGGCTATACGCCGCTTCATGATGCCATCTGGCATGGACACACCAAAGCAGCTAAAGTGTTTATTCAAGGTGGCGCACAATTGCAGCTCAAAACCTATGAAAATGACACGCCACTGGACCTGGCTGAGCGCTATCATTACGTGCATATCATAGAGACCATACTGAAACAGCAGCAGATTGCACAATTCGATTGA
- a CDS encoding endonuclease/exonuclease/phosphatase family protein has product MTLSHIKPVAALFTLLCAAPALSHGHQKHATSKQPLRVATWNIEHLSASDNTGCKPRTAKDIQALKQYAQSLNADIIALQEVASASAVRQVFSEKDWHVVMSDRADSKTYTCRKSGNNSTQQKIAFVVKKPLTVDKVVQHSAFSKVKPGLRNGLEIQLTYQGETLHLLNVHLKSGCFVDDYQRSDKEACKLLSKQAPILDGWVEQKTKVKTDFIVLGDFNHRLTAPYNRLSRDLYFPQGAANTQPNNIDNAPLFNANQMLTGCHPYYPAPIDHILVAKTLKDQFQLGSAQFHYFADMTPQNMLADHCALSIDLK; this is encoded by the coding sequence ATGACTCTTTCACATATAAAGCCTGTTGCGGCCTTATTCACACTACTGTGTGCCGCACCCGCGCTATCGCATGGTCATCAGAAACATGCCACATCGAAGCAGCCATTGCGTGTTGCAACCTGGAACATTGAACACCTTTCTGCATCTGATAACACAGGCTGTAAGCCAAGAACCGCAAAAGACATTCAAGCCCTGAAACAGTACGCGCAGTCACTTAATGCCGATATTATTGCACTGCAAGAAGTCGCGTCAGCTTCAGCCGTGCGCCAGGTATTCAGTGAAAAAGACTGGCACGTAGTGATGTCAGACAGGGCCGACAGTAAGACATACACCTGTCGTAAAAGTGGCAATAACTCGACCCAGCAAAAAATCGCCTTTGTGGTAAAAAAACCACTGACCGTTGATAAGGTTGTGCAGCACAGTGCTTTCTCAAAAGTGAAACCAGGTCTTAGAAATGGGCTAGAGATCCAACTGACCTATCAAGGTGAAACGCTGCATCTTTTGAATGTACACCTGAAAAGCGGCTGTTTTGTTGATGACTACCAGCGTTCAGATAAAGAGGCTTGTAAGCTGCTGTCAAAACAAGCCCCGATACTGGACGGCTGGGTTGAACAAAAAACCAAGGTAAAAACAGACTTTATCGTGCTCGGAGACTTTAATCACCGCCTTACGGCACCATACAACCGCCTCAGCCGAGATTTATATTTTCCACAAGGTGCCGCAAATACCCAGCCCAACAACATAGACAACGCGCCTTTGTTCAATGCAAATCAGATGCTGACTGGCTGCCACCCCTACTATCCAGCGCCCATCGACCATATTCTTGTGGCTAAAACACTCAAAGACCAGTTTCAGTTAGGCAGTGCGCAGTTTCACTATTTCGCAGACATGACCCCACAAAACATGCTTGCGGATCACTGTGCGCTGAGTATCGACCTTAAATAG
- a CDS encoding DM13 domain-containing protein codes for MTLRAFTLIITHGLVGFAGFAGGIYMLPILTAPPAPNEGAVTAASLGADYSAQFRKSLQDSDALHWGEGMVSISKDHITLLGELAPGPDYRLYLSPQFVETEADFNRLKSTMVEVGDIKTFSNFVVDVPQQVNPADYNTVIVWCEAFGEFITAAQYQ; via the coding sequence ATGACATTACGTGCGTTTACGCTCATCATTACCCATGGCCTGGTTGGATTCGCCGGTTTCGCGGGTGGCATCTATATGCTGCCCATTCTAACTGCACCACCTGCACCTAACGAGGGAGCCGTCACAGCCGCCTCTTTAGGGGCAGATTATTCGGCACAATTTCGTAAATCTTTACAAGACAGTGATGCATTACACTGGGGTGAAGGCATGGTTTCGATCAGCAAAGATCACATTACTTTGCTTGGCGAGCTAGCCCCGGGGCCTGATTATCGTTTGTATTTGTCACCTCAGTTTGTGGAAACAGAAGCCGATTTTAATCGCCTCAAAAGCACCATGGTTGAAGTCGGTGACATTAAAACCTTTAGCAACTTTGTGGTGGATGTACCCCAGCAGGTCAATCCGGCGGATTACAATACTGTGATTGTCTGGTGTGAAGCCTTTGGAGAGTTTATTACAGCTGCACAATATCAGTAG
- a CDS encoding MATE family efflux transporter → MGSDKSPALSLGEPLQVCDKQRKRAVRKRWILTGSTSAVLKQLTLPMLWAILALFSADLMELYFASRLGVEELTAMSYTLPVQATLFAFAIGLGIVVATRLTQAKEVEQLAAVSLIFTVLTGASLAIAIWLGLKPILTMLGFAEFSAREQVWPTLERYMQYRLGAVVFFFVVMVVFGVLRAFGNMRGAAQLLVMFAGLQILISAALFMPWAQSALSLSGLERLGVAHFAAATSASFYALYLLRIKENIRLKVHLLSQRSRQAFRRLFRLFVPVVAMQLLTPLAQLLLMMIVASQGSDAVAAFGVVMRIEPLALLLPMVLTTSLPIFVGQNWAANKSLRVRRGIKQALAACLVWQSLIALVLFWGADMLGVGFCKQSFVSHSIELAMCILPISYAALAGVMLYVSCCNAIGRTDLALNVTLVRLFALSLPGAYIGAQLNGFQGIIWALALANFMVGAWLIYGAVHTRRTQSTLALG, encoded by the coding sequence ATGGGATCAGATAAGTCACCGGCATTGAGCCTGGGCGAGCCACTTCAGGTGTGTGATAAGCAAAGAAAACGAGCTGTGCGCAAGCGCTGGATATTAACAGGCTCTACCAGCGCAGTACTAAAGCAACTGACTCTGCCTATGCTGTGGGCAATTCTGGCATTGTTTAGCGCCGACTTAATGGAGCTCTATTTTGCTTCTCGTTTGGGTGTAGAAGAACTCACAGCGATGAGTTATACCTTACCTGTTCAGGCCACTTTGTTTGCATTTGCAATTGGTCTGGGGATTGTTGTGGCGACCCGGTTAACGCAAGCAAAAGAGGTTGAGCAGCTGGCTGCGGTAAGTCTGATATTCACTGTATTGACTGGTGCAAGTTTGGCGATTGCTATATGGCTTGGTTTAAAACCGATATTGACCATGCTGGGGTTTGCTGAGTTTTCTGCTCGTGAGCAAGTCTGGCCGACACTCGAACGCTATATGCAATATCGACTGGGCGCAGTCGTTTTCTTTTTTGTTGTAATGGTAGTGTTTGGCGTACTTAGGGCATTTGGCAATATGCGCGGCGCTGCACAGTTATTGGTGATGTTTGCAGGTTTACAAATCCTTATTAGCGCTGCACTGTTTATGCCCTGGGCGCAATCTGCGTTATCGCTGAGTGGCCTGGAACGACTGGGGGTTGCCCATTTTGCAGCTGCAACGAGTGCCAGTTTTTATGCGCTGTATTTATTGCGTATTAAAGAAAATATCAGGCTCAAAGTACACCTTTTATCACAGCGTAGCCGACAAGCATTTCGCCGTTTATTCCGGCTGTTTGTGCCCGTCGTGGCTATGCAGTTGCTTACGCCGCTGGCTCAGTTGTTATTAATGATGATTGTTGCTTCGCAGGGGAGTGATGCCGTGGCCGCATTTGGCGTCGTCATGCGTATAGAGCCGCTTGCATTATTGCTGCCTATGGTACTGACAACGTCACTCCCCATTTTTGTTGGTCAAAATTGGGCTGCGAATAAATCTCTACGGGTACGCAGAGGTATTAAGCAGGCACTGGCTGCCTGTTTGGTCTGGCAGAGTCTCATTGCGTTGGTGCTTTTTTGGGGCGCCGACATGTTGGGAGTTGGTTTCTGTAAACAGTCTTTTGTGAGCCACTCTATTGAACTGGCCATGTGTATTTTACCAATATCTTATGCCGCGCTGGCAGGGGTGATGTTGTATGTGAGTTGTTGTAATGCTATTGGCCGCACCGACCTGGCACTGAATGTGACTTTGGTTCGATTGTTTGCCTTGTCCTTACCTGGTGCATATATCGGGGCTCAGCTTAATGGTTTTCAGGGCATCATCTGGGCGCTGGCGTTGGCCAATTTTATGGTTGGTGCCTGGCTTATTTACGGCGCTGTACACACGCGTAGGACCCAGAGTACGCTTGCGCTTGGCTAG
- a CDS encoding glycerophosphodiester phosphodiesterase family protein, which yields MKKVTSLSAVIAALLLAGCDDDKTEVVEVEKAVVTTDTQTQVVEVEKTIVVTDTITEIKTIEVPVVVEVPAGGANNMQVGTRPDFLVQDMDEGELKDKLAQCSNGPFYKTDFSIGHRGAPMQFPEHTKESYLAAAKMGAGILECDVTFTKDKELVCRHSQCDLHTTTNILETDLAQKCSTPFVPADPENGVVAQAKCCTSDITLAEFMTLEGKMDAANSMGTTVEEYMNGTSNWRTDLYASRGTLMTHAESIALFKELGTKMTPELKSPSVTMPFEGFSQQDYAQKMIDEYKAAGVDPKHVWAQSFNRDDINYWIAQNPQFGAQAVYLDDRYEAQTAENEKGVTPQQLVNNPELLAPTMAELAADGVKIIAPPMWVLVTEENGEMVPSAYAKAARDAGLGIITWTLERSGHLAAGGGWYYQSVNGAHRGEGMINNDGDTFKLLDVLAKDVGVMGVFSDWPATTTYYASCMGMPASI from the coding sequence ATGAAAAAAGTAACATCTCTCTCTGCTGTGATTGCAGCTTTGCTACTTGCTGGTTGTGATGACGACAAAACCGAAGTGGTTGAAGTAGAAAAAGCGGTTGTCACCACAGACACGCAAACTCAGGTAGTGGAAGTTGAAAAGACGATTGTGGTTACCGATACCATTACAGAAATCAAAACGATTGAAGTACCGGTTGTGGTGGAAGTACCCGCTGGTGGTGCCAACAATATGCAAGTTGGTACGCGCCCGGATTTTTTGGTGCAGGACATGGATGAGGGTGAGTTAAAAGACAAACTGGCTCAATGTTCAAATGGTCCTTTCTACAAAACGGACTTTTCAATTGGCCACCGTGGTGCACCAATGCAGTTTCCTGAGCACACTAAAGAGTCGTATCTCGCAGCGGCCAAAATGGGCGCGGGTATCTTGGAGTGTGATGTAACCTTCACCAAAGACAAAGAGCTGGTATGTCGCCACTCTCAGTGCGATCTGCACACCACGACTAACATCCTGGAAACTGACCTGGCACAGAAATGTTCAACGCCGTTTGTACCGGCAGATCCTGAAAATGGCGTTGTGGCTCAGGCTAAGTGTTGTACCAGCGACATTACGCTGGCGGAGTTTATGACGCTTGAAGGTAAAATGGACGCTGCAAACTCTATGGGTACCACAGTGGAAGAATACATGAATGGTACGTCGAACTGGCGCACTGACTTGTATGCCAGCCGGGGTACACTAATGACCCACGCAGAAAGTATTGCTCTGTTCAAAGAGCTAGGTACTAAGATGACGCCTGAGCTTAAGTCTCCATCCGTCACTATGCCATTCGAAGGGTTTTCGCAGCAGGATTATGCTCAGAAAATGATTGATGAGTACAAGGCTGCGGGTGTTGATCCTAAACACGTCTGGGCACAGTCATTTAACCGAGATGACATCAACTATTGGATAGCGCAAAATCCGCAATTTGGTGCACAGGCAGTTTATCTGGATGACCGTTATGAAGCGCAAACGGCGGAGAATGAAAAGGGGGTTACGCCGCAGCAACTGGTCAACAACCCTGAACTATTGGCGCCTACGATGGCTGAGCTGGCAGCAGACGGCGTGAAGATCATTGCACCACCTATGTGGGTGCTGGTAACCGAGGAAAACGGCGAAATGGTGCCATCTGCGTATGCCAAAGCGGCACGTGATGCAGGCCTTGGTATCATTACCTGGACACTGGAGCGTTCAGGCCACCTGGCAGCTGGCGGCGGCTGGTACTATCAAAGTGTCAACGGCGCACACCGTGGTGAAGGTATGATTAATAACGATGGTGATACCTTTAAACTACTTGATGTACTGGCGAAAGATGTGGGCGTAATGGGCGTATTCTCTGATTGGCCAGCTACAACGACTTACTATGCTAGTTGTATGGGTATGCCAGCAAGTATCTAA